A window from Nitrospirota bacterium encodes these proteins:
- a CDS encoding 4Fe-4S dicluster domain-containing protein: MKKVIIVEDYCIACYNCEVACVASHSRSEDPIKAYKREGLRGRTNAVVEVASPLAFSSMCRHCKHPWCMDACISGAIQRLDNGIVYLDEERCVGCWGCVVGCPYGAAHPNLDGERKHAFKCDLCIKRLDAGLNPACVEACPNKALLYDETIEVREEVRT; the protein is encoded by the coding sequence ATGAAAAAAGTAATTATAGTTGAAGACTACTGCATAGCCTGTTACAACTGTGAGGTCGCCTGTGTTGCATCGCACTCACGGAGCGAGGATCCTATAAAGGCATATAAAAGGGAAGGCTTGCGCGGCAGGACGAATGCCGTTGTTGAGGTTGCGTCACCATTGGCATTTTCATCAATGTGCAGGCACTGTAAGCATCCGTGGTGCATGGATGCCTGTATCAGCGGCGCCATTCAACGGCTTGATAATGGCATAGTCTATCTGGACGAGGAGCGCTGTGTAGGGTGCTGGGGTTGTGTCGTAGGATGTCCGTATGGGGCAGCCCACCCGAACCTTGACGGCGAGCGCAAACATGCATTTAAGTGTGACCTGTGCATCAAAAGGCTTGATGCCGGACTCAATCCTGCCTGTGTTGAGGCCTGCCCGAACAAGGCTTTGCTTTATGATGAGACGATTGAAGTCAGAGAAGAGGTTCGCACCTGA
- a CDS encoding 4Fe-4S binding protein has product MLYKKPQIQYYPYIVQRDDYKCVRCLGCVEQCSYDATFYDEELDVLWNKHEACVGCKRCEAMCPTDALKIIPNPSKPVEHASWKWDLVMDAYLQANTGSIIITGIGNDKPYRIYFDHLVIDACQVTNPSIDPLREPMELRTFLGRKGQKIELEESEKGKIALKTRLAPQLELDTPIMFSAMSYGSINLNFQESMARAAVELGTYWNTGEGGLHKKLYPYAGRGIVQVASGRFGVSRDYLKAAAAVEIKIGQGAKPGIGGHLPGEKVNADIAETRMIPPGSDAISPAPHHDIYSIEDLRQLIYAIKEATRYEKPVFVKIAAVHNVAAIASGIARAGADVIVVDGFRGGTGATPKSVRDHIGIPVEVAIAAVDRRLRQEGIRNEVSIVATGGIRSSADVIKIIALGADAAYIATVAMLAIGCTLCQTCNTGRCAWGITTNDPRLARRQNPDIASVQLYNLVKGWSHEMKEMLGAMGINSIESLKGNRLRLRSIGLTEKENEILGVLPAGE; this is encoded by the coding sequence GAGGGATGATTATAAATGTGTCCGTTGTCTTGGATGTGTTGAGCAGTGCTCCTACGATGCAACCTTCTACGATGAGGAGCTTGATGTCTTATGGAATAAGCATGAGGCATGTGTCGGCTGCAAGCGGTGTGAGGCCATGTGCCCTACGGATGCACTAAAGATTATCCCCAATCCTTCAAAACCTGTTGAACATGCAAGCTGGAAGTGGGATCTTGTCATGGATGCCTACCTCCAGGCAAATACCGGCAGCATTATTATCACAGGCATAGGAAATGACAAGCCCTACAGGATATATTTTGACCATCTGGTCATTGATGCCTGTCAGGTGACTAATCCGTCAATTGACCCCCTTAGAGAACCTATGGAGCTCAGGACCTTTCTTGGAAGGAAAGGACAGAAGATTGAGCTTGAGGAATCAGAAAAAGGGAAGATTGCATTAAAGACACGGCTTGCCCCTCAGCTTGAGCTTGATACGCCTATCATGTTCTCTGCTATGTCGTATGGTTCAATAAACCTTAATTTTCAGGAGTCCATGGCAAGGGCGGCAGTAGAGCTTGGCACCTATTGGAACACAGGTGAGGGAGGGCTTCACAAAAAGCTCTATCCATATGCAGGAAGGGGTATTGTTCAGGTAGCCTCAGGCCGTTTTGGTGTGAGCAGGGATTACTTGAAGGCAGCGGCAGCAGTAGAGATCAAGATAGGGCAGGGTGCTAAGCCTGGGATAGGGGGACACCTTCCCGGTGAAAAGGTGAATGCGGATATTGCTGAGACGAGGATGATACCTCCGGGTTCTGATGCCATTTCTCCGGCCCCGCATCACGACATATACTCTATAGAAGATTTGAGACAGTTAATATATGCAATAAAAGAGGCAACGAGATATGAAAAACCTGTTTTTGTAAAGATAGCAGCGGTGCATAACGTGGCTGCTATTGCGAGCGGTATAGCAAGGGCAGGGGCTGATGTCATAGTCGTTGATGGTTTCAGGGGCGGAACCGGGGCAACGCCCAAGTCAGTAAGGGACCATATCGGAATACCTGTCGAGGTGGCAATTGCTGCTGTAGACAGGAGGCTACGCCAGGAAGGGATCAGGAATGAGGTTTCTATAGTGGCTACTGGCGGTATCAGGAGCAGTGCTGATGTTATAAAGATTATAGCCCTTGGCGCTGATGCGGCCTATATTGCAACAGTGGCTATGCTTGCTATTGGCTGTACCCTCTGTCAGACATGTAATACCGGCCGGTGTGCATGGGGTATTACGACCAACGACCCGAGACTGGCAAGGAGGCAGAATCCGGACATAGCATCAGTCCAGTTGTATAATCTTGTTAAAGGCTGGTCACATGAGATGAAAGAGATGCTCGGGGCAATGGGGATCAACTCCATAGAATCGCTGAAAGGCAACCGGCTGAGGTTGCGCAGTATTGGATTGACTGAGAAAGAGAACGAGATACTGGGGGTTCTCCCGGCAGGGGAGTAA